Genomic segment of Hoplias malabaricus isolate fHopMal1 chromosome 14, fHopMal1.hap1, whole genome shotgun sequence:
AGAAGCAAGAAAAACAGCCGCTGTTTTCGCCTTTTCCCCTGACTAATGTGTTAGGGGCCGTCGTACAATTACCTGAAGAAATGTTTAGCCTTTCAGCGTCTAGACACACGCTAacactgaacacacaacctccacacAGCACGATCGATTACTTTTAGCCACTTTTATGATAATACTTATTATATGgtttaatattatataacagAAAATGCAGATATTTGCACCTTACATAATGCAATGCTTGGTGattttttcaataattttaTTGGATCTAATAATGTCAAACCAACTTAGAAAAATACAGATATAATTGCTTATATATTACAAGGCTTATTTTGGGTAATAGTGacgttattattttataatgatgtaaataaccaattacatttattaaattccCTCGTTATTGGACTGAATGAAGtaaaaccaaataaaaacatgtacagATATTTATTCCTTACATACTGTTTGTTTTCTTGattcctttcttttctctcgATGATTTTATCTGGCTGTTGCAGTGATATGAAAGCAAACAAggcttccttccttcctttcttttaCTTAAACACTTCCTCAGACTGTCTGTATATTGTCTCAGCCTATTTCAGGTGCCAGTGTCTAACTAAACTTTTCCAAATGAATTATGCTGCCTTGGTTGCCTTAGTGTTATGGTTAACTATGGTTATCATCTCGATAATCATCTCGACCTAGCAGCTGCATTCTCTGCAGAAGACTGTGTTTTGATACCATCCCTAACAAGCATATAACATTTAGAGTCCTTGGGAAAGAACTTCTAACATTTTTCAATATCACTGATGTGgttatattattattctgtACCAAttagtcattcattgtctgcaaccgcttatccagttcagggtcgcggtgggtccggaggacacccggaattactgggtgcaagTGTCCTTCTGCTgtgtcctttgcagggcgacacacattcattcacacactcacagctatgcacactttttgagtcgccaatccacataccaacgtgtttttggctcgtgtgaggaaacaggagcacccggaggaaacccatgcgaacacacCACCCTGGagctacctgctgtgccatagTGCTGCCCCTTGTGGTTTCACATAGGAAGTCATCTTGTCCAGTGTGGATAAAACAAGCTCCAGTTTTATTCCGACAAGTTGCCATTTACaaatatgctgtaattttacagtataTACAACTACTATTCTTCCCTAATATCAGATTGCTAAATCTAATAAATTTGAATGAGAAATTCCATCatgattatacattttatgtataGCATGATATCTGAGTTAGCCACGCCCACTGACGGATGATGGATAATGTTGacagatttaattatttcatagtGCAAGgtgctttaaataaatatttaaacagttagatagttaattaaaatattatataatacaattaaacatatattttaaatgcatatttaaataACAATTACATAAATCACATACAATTATTTAAGCTATTTCAATtggtaattatttaattaaatattaatgaattaattctcattttaaataagttcattattcatttaattatatattatcacAAAAAAACCCTCCATAACCTCCATGTTGGTGTATCCGATAACACCAacaaaatcaagaaaaatgCAATGCAGAACATATCCTTCATTTTTCCTAAATTGCATTTATTCAGTATATATTTTGAATGGTcttgtatttattttggttAATGGTTTATGTAGATATTCAAATGACCACTTCTTTTTTATTAGCATTCTTTTAAAACTTACTTAAACCTTTATTCTGATGGGTCCTTTACTGTGCCTTTATTGTGTTATAAAGTAGTCCAGAGTGTATATCTCATTGTAACTTTAATACAGAAGGCAGGAGCTAGGTTGCTGTCAACTGACCACAGGGGTGAAGGGTTAGGGTACAAACATAAAGGAAACTTGGTTTTCAGGATATGGACCATTTAAATTTCTGTTCGAAAttggagtgtggtgttcttCATCTTCTGTTTGTAGTGTTCATCAAATGTCTCATTCTGAGCCACAGTGAAGTGATTCTTCCAGTCCCCAACTTTCCCTTCAGACATAAATATGGAGAGAAATACACAAATGAAGGTAAAATAAAGCTTGATTATTACTGGGAGTAGAGTTTGTCAGTTTATcagtaattataaaatatttaaatataaaaattataaatattttatttgtgtgtgtgtgagagagagagtaactaTATACAGATCATTAATAAGTGGTTATAATTTAGTTATTTTATGATAAAAagtaaccctaaccctaaccactTTTTAATGATCCATAAAACAGAGTACAACCTAAAATGTGTGCACAAGTCCATTGTCCCAGTCTGACCCTGGATTTGCTTCATTTACTGCATTAGAGGCAAGTACTTTTCATCCTTAATATTTAAGTCCTCATGTTGACAGATGTAAAACCAAGGATGTGACATTAAATGCACAATAAATCATTAATTTCAAATCTGGTTCACATTATTAAACACCCTGAAACTAATTTCCAAACCTGACAAAATAGCTCTGATGTGTAAGATCgcataatgtttgttttttaattttcaaggattttattatcttttaaaCATCCAGTccttgaaataaataataaaaatgataatataatacattttaaaattacaccCAGTGCACCCAGtggttccgggtaggctccggacccaccacgaccctgaactggataactgattacagacaataaatgaatgaataaaattataattattgaTGTATTGTTCTGACTGCATCCATTTTTGAAATTCTGCAGTTGATCaaagtttatattttaaatttagtaACAATGTATTAAGTTGTTGGCTAGCACTTCCTTCCTCCGAGATCTGTGAAGCCAGCCACTGCTTTTAATGCAACATGAAAAACTCAGCACAAATGGACGTGAACAATAACTGCCAATACTGTCATTTCAGTTAGAGGACCACACTGACCATCATTGCACTGAGCTTCAGAGATCAAAGCAAATGCTGCACTCGAACTGAAAGTGAGCATTATTCTTTCCCTTGTAAGTGCCAGCAGTGTCCCTGTCAGTGTTAAATAAGGATCCATGGCCTATTAACCTTTGCGCATAAAGGGTGAAATCTTGAAGTCCATAACTGGGACTGTAGAATAGTTGGTCATCTTATTCTTTTTCATAGCATCAAAGTGAACACTTTTGgcaattctttctctctcctcagctGATGTAGATAAACCAAGAAAAGTGCACAAACGGTCCACCTCACGTCCAGTGTCCTAGGCAAGCagaagagagggggggggggggtttggggAGTCATATTCAGATGCACAGTCATCAGCATCATGCTCAAATCTGGTTACATATGGCAGTAtattctcatatatatatatatatatatatatatatatatatatatatatatatatattccatacCTCCACAATATCTTCAAAGAACATGTAGTGGATATTTGAGTATGTCATCTTTCTCTCCCAGTATCCACTCACATGATCATACCATGGACCAAAGACGgctaaaaaattaaaaaaacatcatGTACCCAGCCCCcacaatatgttttttaaaggtCAAAAATATCCATGGGTAATCAACAGTTTCTGTGGTATATGAAACATATTTTGACCGACTTAAACAAAAGAAACAGGCAAGCAGTCTCCAAAGTAGCATATAAACCCACTTCCTAAtatcaaatatgaaaaaaactTTGTTTAAAACTTCACATCACTTTCTATACTTTCTGTAATACTAGATATACAGTATTTTGTGTAGCTGCTGACTCGTTGGTGAATGAATTCTTCACCAGTGAATATTATAAAACCACTCTGCTTCTGGGCAGATACCAGTAGATATATGATCTACTCACTTACTCTTTCCATTCATGAAGAGATTAAAAAAATTGTTCCAGTCTCCTGGATCAGGCTGTGCCATGTTCATTCGatcaaagtgaaaataagagACAGCGTTGTCTTTGGCATTGCGAGCTACATAGACGACCTGGAGAAAGAAAGATTATGAGACTggaacaaaaaatatttaaggaTTAATGTCAAGAATATTTACACTTATCTTGTATCTACATGCACTAGCAATTTTATCAAGTGAAACTATTATAAAGCTAAAACAGGTTACTGCACACCTGTAAAGTAAACATATGGTCAATGCACTTGATAAAATGGCTACTTATGTCACGCcctcctgtcatgcctgttttccttgccatgtgctctctctgcacatggctctgtctgttgttgtccttgtctccgcccatgtcccgcctttgttccgcctccttgttcgCTGTCCTCCTGTCTCAGGTGTCTCGTTTACAtgtagtatttaagttcccGTGTGttacttcctgttatcggtcatttgttgttTCACCTTGTGTGTTCCTAAGTCACGTTGTGTTGTTTCTTCCCATTCCAcgtcatgtcgttttgtttataatcctagtcttgttgtttccactgttgcctgtctttgttttgttatatcttttgttaaattaaactcactgtgttttagcaagtgcgccCGCCTCCGCtagtccgccccgtgattcctgacaacTTACATGAATCCCTTTACTCTTCAATGAATCTTAATTAATCTGAACTATATTCCAAACTGTACATCAAAAGAGGCTCTGAGCGAACATCTTCGGTAGGAACCTTTGTACAGAATGTTGGTTCCATGTTTAAGAACCAAAAACAGACGTGACATTCATTTGGAAAAAGCATTTGAATCCATAAACAAGAAATGCTTAACATGAGATACTGTACCCTGCAGTTCTGTTCCCAGAAGGACTTGGGCACTAACTGAACAGGAAGATGAGTTTTGATGAGGCGTGGAGTGGTAGGCAACTTGTCTGCTTGCTCCGCTCCTGGCAAAAGACAAATAACTTCTGATGAAATGTGTCACAGTTTACATGTTGTCTGTtgaaagagaggaaaaggaTCACTGACCTGGAGGCAACCCAGGGAAGGCCCCCTCAATGAAGGGTACTCTCATATAGATTGGCAGTGTGGTCTGACGCTCTGGTTCTATATTGCCAAAGTAGAGCAGGTCCATAATAAAAGACACCCAGGTGGTCCCTGATGTAGAAGTCAGAAATGCAGAAAAATTAACTTGCCCTGACAAGGAATTAGTTGTGATTGCAAGGTTGGGTTATCTGAAACAGAGTGTGACTTGACCTAGAAGTGTCTAGGGTGCAGTATATACACATTTGCAAAATGGGCTTGGATTAATCATTGACACAGGGCAAAAACAGGTCTGTCCCGGCTTTATGACACATTCTTGGAAAACATTATGgcgaactctgacattttatcAGTGACATCTGTTGGAATGAGTACTTAAACCTTCTCACATTATTGGCCACTTTAGCATTCCCAGTGTaagatctttaaaaaataagttaCACAGACCTGCTTTAGGATAAGTAGCAATGAGGATGTCATCTGGTCTTGCCTGGAAGTTCTGAATATTCTTCCAGTTGTCCGTAAAATAATGGATCATAGAGATGCCTTCAAAATCAAACAGTTCTGGTCGACTATTGGACATCTTTCATGGAAAAATACAGGTTGTATATATGAGCAGAACATCTCAATATATGTTTAATCATATATCATACATCTGTAATTCATGTATCATACATACATATGctcaaaaaataaagggaacactaaaataaaacatcctacatctcaatgaatgaaatattccagttgaaaatcTATTCATTACATAGTGAAATGCGTTGAGAACAAAATAATATCCGAAAAATCTCTGGACTCtctgtcacatgtgctcagtgtgaacctgctctcaTCTGTGAAGAGCACAGGGCACCAGTGGCGAATCTGCCAATCTTGTTGTTCTCAGGCAAATACCCATCACCCTGCACGGTGTTGGGCTGTAAGAACAAACCCCACTTATGGATGTTGGGCCCTCATACCACCCTCACGACAGTTTGCgcagaaacatggatattagtggcctgctggaggtTATATTGCAGggtcctgctgctgggttgttgccctCCTACAGCCCCCTCCACGTCTACTGGCgtactggcctgtctcctggtatctcctccatgctctggacactgtaTTGACAGACACAGCCAACCTTCTTGCCACAGCTCACAATAATGAGCCATTCTagatgagctgcactacctgagaAACAACCGCCTCATGTTACCTCTAGCAgtgagagcactgacaaaatgcaaaagtgaccaaaacattagccagaaaggatgagaacagagaaatggtttgtggtcaccacctgcagaaccactcctttatagaggttgtcttgctaattgcctcttttctacctgttgtctgttccatttgcacaacagcaggtgaaactgattcacaatcagtgttgcttcctAACTGGCAGGTTGTTTTCACATACGTGTGAttgacttggagttacattgtgttgtttaagagTTCCCTTTATATTTCTGAgcagtgtatacacacacacacagggtgagtcaaaagtcacaggacactcTTTTATCCGAATACCCCAGAAAGTAATGGATGAGGGGGACCTATCTTTTAGGCTTTGCccagaacatggccgccatGTGTCTTGCAACTTTTGACTcactctgtatatatataatcactgtaaacatagtaactttataggagaaggaacaAAGCTTAATTTTCTAcgaatgttcattcattcattttctttcagttgagggtcgcggtgagtccgaATCCTACCCaggatcattgggcgcaaggtggaaacacaccctggagggggcgccagtccttcacagggtgacacattcactcacacctatgacacttttgagtcaccaatccacctaccaacgtgtgtttttgaaccgtgagaggaaaccggagcacctagaggaaacccacgcagacacagggagaacacaccaaactcctcacagaccggaGCAGGTCTGTGagctcacaacctccaggtccctggagctgtgtgagtgcaacactacctgctgcgccagttaatataaatgtattttattccaagtaattctaAGTCAACAGAAATGGAGATATGTTTTTATCTGGAGAGTTATTTGGGATAATTATATCCCATACAAACAGGAAATCTTTAAGCAACTTTGATATGGCCCTGATATGAATGGAATGAACAACACACCACAtgaactcctcacaaacagtcacccagaggggggctctgtatatatatgtattctaATATATGTATTCCATATATATCAGTGTTGATTGCATGTATATTGGACAGTGAGgatatatatcaatgtttatTCAATATATCAGAGTTCATTTCAAATATACAAAGGTTTACATTagatatattttttgtgtgtgcaatcTAAATCCAAGATTTGGAGTTGACTTACCAAATGTAAATCCAATTCTTCCATGTTGACTTGTACTGTACAAAATATCCTTGTTTGTCGCTCTCCTTGTTGCTCTACTCTCCTGCTTTAGTTTTCAGTTGTAAAGCTGCAGCTTATCTGTCTTGGTTTTATCACATGTATTTTTTCTCCACctctttttttcattctcaGTCATCATTGTAGTCATGAACGCATTGTGTACCCACCCCCCAAAGGTCACTTCCACCAGTACAAACAACACATATCCAAACGTCAGCAGCATAATTTCTGTGTAGAAATACGCCACCAGGCCAATAAAAGTCCCTCATTCAAATACTGTCCATTTGTCCATCAGCTTCACTTACCATATAGGTTCACATTGTAACTTAACAATAACTATATTCCATCTGTTGATCTGCATAATTTGTCATcccccttttaccctgttctttaatggtcaggactcaCACGGCCAAAACAAATCAGGTGGGTGTCTCTGCAAGAGATTCTTAATAATATATCCCTGACAACAAGGGATGGAAGAATacacatcaaataaaatgactgacacaaactctgcagcaacaagctacaaggtggaccaacgaggtaggtgtgtctaacagagtggacagtgagtgaacacagcaTTTAACCTCTCCACCATGTGGTGTTTGTTCTCTTGGTCACTTTATATTTCAGAGGCAGCGGTTGCCTCTCTACATGCTACATTCACCTTCCTAATTCACTCTGCCAAAGAGTCTGCCAAATTCCTTgagtttaaatgtttacagctCATTAAATCAACCTCCACCTAAAGTGGAACTCATTAGATATATTAAAAATTTGCTTTGCACTGAGTAAACCCCATTCaaggttttatatatttttaattagtaTAAGATACTAATAAATCTAGGCAAATATGTGTCAGCATAGTAGCTGTTTTGTAGCATGAGGAATTACAGCATATATGTATTTGcgaaataataagaaaaaattcTTATTGAATAtactttataattttttttttaaataaataatacataaacaaataaaacttgcAACGTTTGCCTTTATCTTGGACTTGGTACAATATATTTATGAGGTAAACTGTTGGATTTCTGAAAGTTTTTGTAGTGTTTGGGGTTTCAGTCGGCATGAtatagtttatatataaaaaaactggACAAGCAATGagacaaaaaaaagtaaatattgtaaaaaaaataatgatctaAAAAATAACTAATTTGTAGCTTCTAATGAGTCCTGGAACGTTAGCATTTAGCATATTTCACTTAGCTTGAACCCACAGTgaatcaataaattaaaaaatggaaAGATAAAAATGTCTCAGCCATAACGTGaccaacaaaaaacataatCTAACGAATGAAAAATAGCTGCTTTGTATATGTGTTTAGAAAGTCTATTTGTGACGTTTTATTTTGTGGTACCGTTTGTTTTTTAGCCAGCATAATACAAAAGCGCcccctagagagagagagctatagtttttttttaattttagaattggcttttgttgttttatattttggaTCTTGATTTATTGGTTGATTTCTCTGCCCTTCGTTTGTGAAAATGTTTCCTTTCTTAATGAACTCCGTTATTTGGCTGGCATCCAGCAAATGAGCATTCACAAACGTGCCACTCACGCACCACGCATTTGCACCATACTTTTGGAAGAGCTCATCTCCTGCCAAGCACCAGCTCCGACCGAGAGAAATCTATATGACATGTTTTATTGTTTGGGCGCTGTTTGTACTTTagtcatatatttttaaaaagaaatgccCATGACGGCTACAATTCAAACAGCAAACGTTTTGGCCCGGTTCTGCATGTCCACCTCCGACTCTCTTCTGAAGTACACCCCACCCCTACTATAGCGCTCCTACTCAGCAAAGCTAAACAATAGGCACTAACTGCTTCACGGCAGGGGTGCGGGGGATCTTTACCTTACGAAAAACATCCTTCGAGCTTTTAGTGATAATTAGGCTCGtgtagttttgtttttaaatatttttaaaaccattACCTTCGTACTTCCGCTCTACTTTTGTTGCCAGTATGTGACCCGGTGTAATCCTCCTGTCTTGCACTACTGTTGTACTTTATATCAGCTGATCTATTATTTGTGTTTCTGTAATACAGCCAGAGATGTCCAACCCTCcattcgcacacacacacacacacgctctctctctctctctgcattccAGTAATAATGCACTTACATTAGAAACACCACTTAATTCACTCTTGGTCAAAGTCCAGGAAAGCTGTTTTGGTAATTTGAGAAGGAAGTGTGCAGTATGTTCAAAAATCAATTGTTGAGTTCTGCAAACTATGAAAGGACccccacattaaaataaaatattgtgaaGTTATTCTCAAGGAAAACATCCCCAATGCCTTAATAGTGGCTGAGTTGCAACACTACACCTTCACTCTCAAGTAGTATGAGTGTTTCTGTTAATGTACCATtacctccacctccaccgccCCTCTGCTGCTCATCTAAAGCTGTAagaccctggctgtctgaatctgcccATTTGAGACTGTCCTTTGGAAACTGCAggttcaaagcagaaatgctcagtAATGATGTTGACTgcttacaccaatcagccacaacattatgaccacctccttgtttctgcgctctctgtccattctctcagctccactgatcttacAGGAGGACTgtagttttacatttacagacagTATTCCCTCTGTTGCCTTGCATATGTTGCTTGCCAccattcaccctgttcttcaatgatcagaaTCACCACAATGTAGGTGTAGTTTGgggggtggatcattctcagcgctgacactgacatggtggtggtgtgttacttGTGACGGTTACTTAGTCTCATTACTGCAGTGATTGTCTTCCcttaaataaaacctttttcaGCCATTTATAGATGGTTCCTGAAGGCTGAAGAAAATGGAGATGACCTTGTTTTACTGATCAAAGCAAAATTGGCATTTATTTTACAGCTACAGTTGTGTGTCTATGTCAGATGTTAACGTAAGAATATTTAAAATCTAGAAAGGTAGAATAGGTTTGTCCAGATGATGTGTGAACAAAAATGGTGTGGAAAAATACATGGAATACAGTAATTTACAACTTGAACATTTGAAACATAATGcttcaaatttctgttctgaactggagtgtggtgttcttCATCTTCCATTTGTAGTGTCTGTCAAACTTCTCATTCTGAGCCACAGTGAAATGATTCTTCCAGTCCCCAACTTTCCCTTCAAAGACAAAGAAGGCAGAGTATCAACCATTTGTTATCTAAATATCTTGTTCTTACTTCAAACCATGGGCTAATTTATGAATCGTAAGTATTTTCCTAATtggtatattttattacattccTTATACATTTATAACTTCCTAGctatatgtattatttttgcattagacatttttacagcatttagaTGAGTTTGAATGCTTCAGAAATAACTCTTTCATGCATTTTCGACTATTTATTAACTGAAAAGGGCCTAATCCTATTTCTTTTAGACATTTACATCTCAGTAGTGGTGCATGTGCTACGATGCATTCATGGTTTAATAAAGTATTGAACATGAGTCATTGCTTACAAACACAATATGACGAACTTGTAAAACAGTACATATATAAACACTGGATTTCCTAATCGTTATGGTGTCtgtggagtaatattatttagACAAATTACTAACTAAATAATTTGAAgcacagttttaaaatgtattgctgTATGAACTAAAAGAGAATTAGTTTAATTTAATAACaagtaaaaaaggaaaaaaaaaaaagacactgatGATGTGAACAACCAGGCTCTGTGTCACACATGAGTTGGTTTGCATTAGTCTGTTGGAATGTCTATACACATATTGAAGACTCAAGTCTACAGGCCCATACACGGATGCATTGCATAATAACCTTTCCTCATGAACGGTGAGATCTTGAA
This window contains:
- the LOC136665721 gene encoding cytosolic sulfotransferase 3-like isoform X2, producing MSNSRPELFDFEGISMIHYFTDNWKNIQNFQARPDDILIATYPKAGTTWVSFIMDLLYFGNIEPERQTTLPIYMRVPFIEGAFPGLPPGAEQADKLPTTPRLIKTHLPVQLVPKSFWEQNCRVVYVARNAKDNAVSYFHFDRMNMAQPDPGDWNNFFNLFMNGKTVFGPWYDHVSGYWERKMTYSNIHYMFFEDIVEDTGREVDRLCTFLGLSTSAEERERIAKSVHFDAMKKNKMTNYSTVPVMDFKISPFMRKGKVGDWKNHFTVAQNETFDEHYKQKMKNTTLQFRTEI
- the LOC136665721 gene encoding cytosolic sulfotransferase 3-like isoform X1 — its product is MEELDLHLMSNSRPELFDFEGISMIHYFTDNWKNIQNFQARPDDILIATYPKAGTTWVSFIMDLLYFGNIEPERQTTLPIYMRVPFIEGAFPGLPPGAEQADKLPTTPRLIKTHLPVQLVPKSFWEQNCRVVYVARNAKDNAVSYFHFDRMNMAQPDPGDWNNFFNLFMNGKTVFGPWYDHVSGYWERKMTYSNIHYMFFEDIVEDTGREVDRLCTFLGLSTSAEERERIAKSVHFDAMKKNKMTNYSTVPVMDFKISPFMRKGKVGDWKNHFTVAQNETFDEHYKQKMKNTTLQFRTEI